Within Vicinamibacteria bacterium, the genomic segment CACCAGCCCCACCTCGCCCGCGAAGTCGAGGATTCGATCGAGGGCGGGGTTCGTGAGGCTTGCTGTCTCGCCCGCGATCTTCGCGGAGACGAACTCCTTGTGGATGGTGAACTCGCCGATTCCGGTGAACACTCCCGGAAACGTCTCCAGAACGCGGCGGATGTGATCGGCGGCATACATGTCGGCGGGGTTGAACCCGGTGATCATCGGATCGAGCCGCGCCTGGTCTTCCTTGGGAAGAGACCGGTACGCCATGGCGATATGGGCGTCGGTGAACGAGTAGTAGTAGAGAGGCGCGTCGGTCTGGAGGTAATAGGTCGGGGCGAAGTCGCCGGTATTGGCGTAGGACCATTGCTGCTGGAGCGGAATTCCGAAGATCGCGACCCGGCCCACGCGTTCGCCCATGACCTTCAGGAAGTCGCGGATGTCGGTGCCCTCCTGAACGTAGTTCGTGAGGTGGAGGTGAGAATCGTGGATGTCGTATCCCGCTTGCGCCCGCGCCGAGGCGGCGGCGAAAAGGAGAAGGACGAGGCCGAGGATTCCGCTTCCGAGCCTGCTCATGACCGCTCTCAGAAGTTCATCTCCAGGTTCACGTGGAAGACGTTGCCGTTTCCGCCCACGGGATAGGGAACCGCCGTGTAGCCCACCGGGCAGTTGTTCAAGTGGATCCATTCCCCGTTCACGCGAAGGCCCCGCTCCCGGACGAAGTACCAGTTGGCGCCCGCCCTCACCTCGGAAGCATTCCCGTAGCGGCCCCGGATGGCCGAGCCGCTGAGATACGCCTGAAGCGTCTTCGGCACCAGCATCGCCGAGGACTGCACCTGGAACCCGTGGTCGTCGATGTCGGCGATGCCGGAGGTGTTCGGGCCCTCGAAATCGCCGAGCCACCGCCAGTAGTATTCGGCCTCGAGTGAAAGGCCGCGGTACTTGACACCGGCGTCGAG encodes:
- a CDS encoding amidohydrolase translates to MSRLGSGILGLVLLLFAAASARAQAGYDIHDSHLHLTNYVQEGTDIRDFLKVMGERVGRVAIFGIPLQQQWSYANTGDFAPTYYLQTDAPLYYYSFTDAHIAMAYRSLPKEDQARLDPMITGFNPADMYAADHIRRVLETFPGVFTGIGEFTIHKEFVSAKIAGETASLTNPALDRILDFAGEVGLV